The following proteins are co-located in the Engraulis encrasicolus isolate BLACKSEA-1 chromosome 2, IST_EnEncr_1.0, whole genome shotgun sequence genome:
- the zwi gene encoding zwilling, translated as MGNTSITEGKTAVAVGRSSLARGKTTIAMGSTSISRGVTTTSMGDSTIKRDKTTISLGRASFSRGTTTTSFRKALMPKRRTT; from the coding sequence atgggGAACACGAGCATCACCGAGGGGAAGACGGCGGTGGCCGTGGGCCGCTCGTCATTAGCCAGGGGCAAGACCACCATTGCCATGGGCAGCACGTCCATCTCACGTGgcgtcaccaccacctccatgggGGACTCCACCATCAAACGGGACAAGACCACCATCTCGCTGGGCAGAGCGAGCTTCAGCAGAGGCACGACCACCACCTCCTTCCGGAAGGCGTTAATGCCAAAGCGTAGGACCACTTAG
- the rundc3aa gene encoding RUN domain-containing protein 3A isoform X1 → MESGCIQTAMAMGLTSKKASSRNVGVERKNLITVCRFSVKTLLEKYTAEPIDDSCEEFVNFAAILEHILSHRFKGPGSWFSSDGQRSFWDYIRLACSKVQNNCISSIENIENISTSRAKGRAWIRVALMEKRLAEYVATALRDNRTTRRFYEDSAIMLREEATVLTGMLIGLSAIDFSFCLKGEVLDGKTSAVIDYTPYLKFTQSYDYLSDEEDRRSVDSSASEESVSEHPYIPLVTDEESWSNKCRKMEQRFKIVYAQKGYLEELVRLRESQLKTAETENKKLSSRLHELEMQSQEEKKDLESIILELQAQLSALLPSDSSHLTKNLCIPLVNQWSCARSDNQKDVKLFRRRSLDSLDHLSAEMSLNSDSQKTDGKQNGDAGWCTTGKDYTPSMLGLCGSLASLPSCKSLASLKSSECLVNISKEPTPAVSPS, encoded by the exons GTTCTCAGTGAAGACACTTCTCGAGAAGTACACCGCAGAGCCCATCGATGACTCGTGTGAAGAGTTTGTCAACTTCGCTGCCATCTTGGAGCACATCCTCAGCCACCGATTCAAAG GCCCTGGCAGCTGGTTCAGTTCCGATGGCCAGAGGAGTTTCTGGGACTACATCCGGCTGGCGTGCAGCAAAGTGCAGAACAACTGCATCAGCAGCATTGAGAACATAGAAAACATCAGCACCTCCAGAgccaag GGTCGGGCATGGATTCGTGTCGCTCTGATGGAGAAGCGTCTGGCTGAGTATGTGGCCACAGCCTTGAGAGACAATCGCACAACTAG gcGTTTTTATGAGGACAGTGCCATCATGCTGAGAGAGGAGGCCACAGTGTTGACGGGAATGCTCATCGGCCTCAGTGCCATCGACTTCAG CTTTTGTCTGAAGGGGGAGGTTTTGGATGGCAAGACCTCTGCTGTCATAGACTACACGCCCTACCTGAAGTTTACTCAGAG CTATGACTACCTGAGTGACGAGGAGGACAGGCGCAGCGTGGACAGCAGTGCGAGTGAGGAGAGCGTGTCGGAGCACCCTTACATCCCCCTGGTCACCGACGAGGAAAGCTGGAGCAACAAGTGCCGCAAGATGGAACAGCGCTTCAAGATTGTATATGCACAGAAG GGctacctggaggagctggtgCGTCTGCGCGAGTCGCAGCTGAAGACGGCGGAGACGGAGAACAAGAAGCTGAGCTCGCGACTACACGAGCTGGAGATGCAGAgccaggaggagaagaaggacctGGAGTCCATCATCCTGGAGCTACAGGCTCAGCT TTCGGCCCTTCTCCCCAGTGACTCCTCCCACTTGACCAAAAACCTGTGTATCCCCTTGGTCAACCAATGGTCTTGCGCACGCTCTGACAACCAGAAAGATGTCAAGCTGTTTCGCCG GAGGAGTCTGGACAGTTTGGACCATCTCTCAGCTGAGATGAGCCTGAACTCAGATTCCCAGAAGACTGACGGTAAACAAAATGGAGATGCTGGCTGGTGTACAACCG GTAAAGACTACACTCCCTCCATGCTGGGGCTGTGTGGCTCTCTGGCCTCCCTTCCCAGCTGCAAGTCCCTGGCTAGCCTGAAGTCCAGCGAGTGCCTGGTGAACATCAGCAAGGAGCCCACGCCTGCCGTCTCCCCCAGCTAA
- the rundc3aa gene encoding RUN domain-containing protein 3A isoform X2, which yields MESGCIQTAMAMGLTSKKASSRNVGVERKNLITVCRFSVKTLLEKYTAEPIDDSCEEFVNFAAILEHILSHRFKGPGSWFSSDGQRSFWDYIRLACSKVQNNCISSIENIENISTSRAKGRAWIRVALMEKRLAEYVATALRDNRTTRRFYEDSAIMLREEATVLTGMLIGLSAIDFSFCLKGEVLDGKTSAVIDYTPYLKFTQSYDYLSDEEDRRSVDSSASEESVSEHPYIPLVTDEESWSNKCRKMEQRFKIVYAQKGYLEELVRLRESQLKTAETENKKLSSRLHELEMQSQEEKKDLESIILELQAQLDSSHLTKNLCIPLVNQWSCARSDNQKDVKLFRRRSLDSLDHLSAEMSLNSDSQKTDGKQNGDAGWCTTGKDYTPSMLGLCGSLASLPSCKSLASLKSSECLVNISKEPTPAVSPS from the exons GTTCTCAGTGAAGACACTTCTCGAGAAGTACACCGCAGAGCCCATCGATGACTCGTGTGAAGAGTTTGTCAACTTCGCTGCCATCTTGGAGCACATCCTCAGCCACCGATTCAAAG GCCCTGGCAGCTGGTTCAGTTCCGATGGCCAGAGGAGTTTCTGGGACTACATCCGGCTGGCGTGCAGCAAAGTGCAGAACAACTGCATCAGCAGCATTGAGAACATAGAAAACATCAGCACCTCCAGAgccaag GGTCGGGCATGGATTCGTGTCGCTCTGATGGAGAAGCGTCTGGCTGAGTATGTGGCCACAGCCTTGAGAGACAATCGCACAACTAG gcGTTTTTATGAGGACAGTGCCATCATGCTGAGAGAGGAGGCCACAGTGTTGACGGGAATGCTCATCGGCCTCAGTGCCATCGACTTCAG CTTTTGTCTGAAGGGGGAGGTTTTGGATGGCAAGACCTCTGCTGTCATAGACTACACGCCCTACCTGAAGTTTACTCAGAG CTATGACTACCTGAGTGACGAGGAGGACAGGCGCAGCGTGGACAGCAGTGCGAGTGAGGAGAGCGTGTCGGAGCACCCTTACATCCCCCTGGTCACCGACGAGGAAAGCTGGAGCAACAAGTGCCGCAAGATGGAACAGCGCTTCAAGATTGTATATGCACAGAAG GGctacctggaggagctggtgCGTCTGCGCGAGTCGCAGCTGAAGACGGCGGAGACGGAGAACAAGAAGCTGAGCTCGCGACTACACGAGCTGGAGATGCAGAgccaggaggagaagaaggacctGGAGTCCATCATCCTGGAGCTACAGGCTCAGCT TGACTCCTCCCACTTGACCAAAAACCTGTGTATCCCCTTGGTCAACCAATGGTCTTGCGCACGCTCTGACAACCAGAAAGATGTCAAGCTGTTTCGCCG GAGGAGTCTGGACAGTTTGGACCATCTCTCAGCTGAGATGAGCCTGAACTCAGATTCCCAGAAGACTGACGGTAAACAAAATGGAGATGCTGGCTGGTGTACAACCG GTAAAGACTACACTCCCTCCATGCTGGGGCTGTGTGGCTCTCTGGCCTCCCTTCCCAGCTGCAAGTCCCTGGCTAGCCTGAAGTCCAGCGAGTGCCTGGTGAACATCAGCAAGGAGCCCACGCCTGCCGTCTCCCCCAGCTAA
- the rundc3aa gene encoding RUN domain-containing protein 3A isoform X3 — protein MESGCIQTAMAMGLTSKKASSRNVGVERKNLITVCRFSVKTLLEKYTAEPIDDSCEEFVNFAAILEHILSHRFKGPGSWFSSDGQRSFWDYIRLACSKVQNNCISSIENIENISTSRAKGRAWIRVALMEKRLAEYVATALRDNRTTRRFYEDSAIMLREEATVLTGMLIGLSAIDFSFCLKGEVLDGKTSAVIDYTPYLKFTQSYDYLSDEEDRRSVDSSASEESVSEHPYIPLVTDEESWSNKCRKMEQRFKIVYAQKGYLEELVRLRESQLKTAETENKKLSSRLHELEMQSQEEKKDLESIILELQAQLSALLPSDSSHLTKNLCIPLVNQWSCARSDNQKDVKLFRRRSLDSLDHLSAEMSLNSDSQKTDGKDYTPSMLGLCGSLASLPSCKSLASLKSSECLVNISKEPTPAVSPS, from the exons GTTCTCAGTGAAGACACTTCTCGAGAAGTACACCGCAGAGCCCATCGATGACTCGTGTGAAGAGTTTGTCAACTTCGCTGCCATCTTGGAGCACATCCTCAGCCACCGATTCAAAG GCCCTGGCAGCTGGTTCAGTTCCGATGGCCAGAGGAGTTTCTGGGACTACATCCGGCTGGCGTGCAGCAAAGTGCAGAACAACTGCATCAGCAGCATTGAGAACATAGAAAACATCAGCACCTCCAGAgccaag GGTCGGGCATGGATTCGTGTCGCTCTGATGGAGAAGCGTCTGGCTGAGTATGTGGCCACAGCCTTGAGAGACAATCGCACAACTAG gcGTTTTTATGAGGACAGTGCCATCATGCTGAGAGAGGAGGCCACAGTGTTGACGGGAATGCTCATCGGCCTCAGTGCCATCGACTTCAG CTTTTGTCTGAAGGGGGAGGTTTTGGATGGCAAGACCTCTGCTGTCATAGACTACACGCCCTACCTGAAGTTTACTCAGAG CTATGACTACCTGAGTGACGAGGAGGACAGGCGCAGCGTGGACAGCAGTGCGAGTGAGGAGAGCGTGTCGGAGCACCCTTACATCCCCCTGGTCACCGACGAGGAAAGCTGGAGCAACAAGTGCCGCAAGATGGAACAGCGCTTCAAGATTGTATATGCACAGAAG GGctacctggaggagctggtgCGTCTGCGCGAGTCGCAGCTGAAGACGGCGGAGACGGAGAACAAGAAGCTGAGCTCGCGACTACACGAGCTGGAGATGCAGAgccaggaggagaagaaggacctGGAGTCCATCATCCTGGAGCTACAGGCTCAGCT TTCGGCCCTTCTCCCCAGTGACTCCTCCCACTTGACCAAAAACCTGTGTATCCCCTTGGTCAACCAATGGTCTTGCGCACGCTCTGACAACCAGAAAGATGTCAAGCTGTTTCGCCG GAGGAGTCTGGACAGTTTGGACCATCTCTCAGCTGAGATGAGCCTGAACTCAGATTCCCAGAAGACTGACG GTAAAGACTACACTCCCTCCATGCTGGGGCTGTGTGGCTCTCTGGCCTCCCTTCCCAGCTGCAAGTCCCTGGCTAGCCTGAAGTCCAGCGAGTGCCTGGTGAACATCAGCAAGGAGCCCACGCCTGCCGTCTCCCCCAGCTAA